The window CCCACCGTCTCAGTCGGCCTCATGCTCCTCCGCCTCGATCTGTCAGCCTCGTCGCCGGAGCAGCCGGATCCGCCGTCTCCTGCCTGCCTGCCGTCGGGAGAGGAGGACAACTGAGAGGAACACCCTTTTTCTCCACTCCAGCAACCGGCCTCCCCGCGCTGCCTCCTCCAACCGCGTCATGAGAGCCGCCTCAAGCAGGCTAGGCATCTACTCCTCTCTCTCGCCTTTTCCatttgcttcttctctctctctctctctaatctttGTTATTTCTCTTGGGAAGGGAGTCACCATGGAACATTACCTGCAGCACCCCCgctcgccttggagctcgccgcctcCGGCCACCACTTCGTCGGCCTTGTGCTCCTCCGCCTCGATCCGTCCGACCAGCCGCTGCCTCATGCCTCGCGTGCTGTCGGGAGGAGGACCCGAGAGGAGCGCCCGTTCGGACCGCGCGGATGGACGACGGCGCGTAGGCAGTGTAGAGCGCGGCGTCGCCCCTCACCTTCTCATCCTCCGCCGCGCTGGAAAGGGAGCAGATAAGAGATAAGATAACTGCATGCACTGCGGGTTGAATATCTCAAATGACAAGGGGTTGTATGAAAAAACGGACCGTTACTCAGATATATTCACATATAAATTCACTTAAAAAGGGATTGCGGGTTTAATTCCTAGAAAGCagaaggacttttctgtaaaaataccaatgacgtacgaccagaagcagtatctgctttattagtaggtaaagatagcaaaagagcccgtgcgttgcaacgggataaaaAGAGCCTCTAGGTCATTTGTTCACCTTCAAATCAAGGTCACCTTGTGACTGCTCAAttgtatatactccctccattcatctatatagggcctaatgcatttttgatGTAACTTTGACCGCATGTTAGAGCCAGAATATATGATTATGCAAGTTATAGACAAAGCATACTCTCAAATACGTACATGAAAggtgcttccaatgatataattttgacattatacatctcatatacAATTAATCTTAATAGTCAAAGACaatctcgaaaaatgcattaggccctatatatgtGTGGATGGAGGGGGTAGCAGGTTTGCATTAAATATTAATTTGTCAACAATTTCTGGTATAGTTTTTCTTCTTGAAACTATAGGTGATAAAGATGTTAAATCGCTGAGAAAGGCATAATTGAGGATAAAAAAAATCATAGAACCAGACATCAAAAAATGATAATCACCATTGAGTAATCACTGTGCAAGAAAGAGCAGCTAACTACCCTTGTTGTATGTAATATACAATGCATCAAGCCACTTAATATTTTTATGCATCATAATATCAATATAAGCCTATTAACAATTTGCATCCATGGTCAACAAACAGCACAATGAATTACTATAGGGCATCCTCGTTAAAAACAGTCAACATGGAAAGATTGCTCCACTgatcatacatatatatataaaaccTCTTGGGCTCTCTCACCTGTATGGGGCGGATCGAGTTAATATAAGAATTCATCTTAACTGGCCACGTGGGTTTCTCTGCTACTTCAGCATGGTGTCTTTGATGATCCGCCATGTATGATTTATCTTGTGCAATGCAATTTTTTGACCGAAAAGTGAAGAAAATATATAGTAGTCCGTACATTGACGCATGCATAGATCTCTGATCATAATTATCACGCATAAAGGTTTTACCAATGCATGGCTATTGTGTATGCACTTGTTTCGCAGGACTCCATTACTCCATAACGTGCGTGACCTTCTACAAGTAGGCCATCCTGGTCGCGTCCACTGACATGTTGAGGCTTGCAGCATCAGCTCGTTCAACTCATGTTAGAGCCTAAAGGCATACCCGATCAGTTTGGCGAGGAAGGCTGCCTCGTGCCCAACGTGGCCTCGAGGGTGGCGACCTTATTTACCACAGAGTGCCGAGATCTCTTGCACACAGCGATGCAGGACGCCGAAGCCTCCTTGAGCTCGGACAGCTAgatggcgaggcgagcgggggggaGTCGAAGGAGTACTTGTCGGGGGAATAATCGCCTCGAGTGTATCCTTGTGATGGTGACAGTGGCAACGGCGGAAGAGAGAGCTCACCGAATTCCATGGTGACGGATGAGGCCGTGCCGCTGTGCAAGTTTGCCTTGGCTAGGCCGGCGAGGTCGCACGCATGCATACATGTATGTTCATAGGTCATGCATGCATCGGTATGCTTGCTCTAGCCAGCTACCCGACCTGGATGGCGAATCAATGGCTTCCTGTTTCTCCTCCACTACTGCAGAAGGGACCAATGGAAGCATAATTCCTCCCCCAACCGTGCCACCTCCCGCGACCTTCTCATCGATCCCCTCCTTCCTGATTGGACGACATCTCCCCGAAGTGCGACTGGTGGAAGGCGTGAGAGGGGCCAATGATCTTGTGATTGGGGCTCGTACCGAGGTGGCAGATCGCATCGTGAGCACATGAGTTATCCGGGACAACGCGAGTCATGGAGGCGAGGACGGATCGCAGGCAAGGCCTGACATATGCTCAGAATTCTCAGGCGTATAGTTGGTTTTCTCCCCTGGCTGAAGTAATATATAGGTATGTGAGGGCAAGAGTTTGGATGCCGAACACTTCGATCTTGACCTCGGATCTGGAAAAAGGGATGTGCGGGGCGACGGAAAAAGAGGCAAGCGATTTTGTACTACAAAACGAACAACGTCGCTGGCTGCTTAGTCATGCGATCAGTCGTGGCTCCtaattaactgggccggcccatacgTAGCGATTGATTTCCGGAAACCAAGCACACGACGTATGAAGCGAAGATAAGGAGGCCAGCCACAAAGTTTGCGATGGTGGATAGTACCACCTTGGATGtagaaaataatataggtgaaaaaaactgaaagcgtaaattcacggacagaagcatattgtgacggtgaacccacggagtcaatccgtgctttattattagggatagactagcaaacatgcccgtgcgttgcaatgggggaTAAAAAATATCACATTGTGTTCATCGAATCACAACATGTTCGGCTAGCACATGCCAACATACAACATCAATTGGCATCTCGTCAAATCATGCCAAAGCGAACCAAACAGACCACGCAACACAACAAACAGGGGAGTCAATATGCATTCAAAACTTCTCGCATACTCAAAATTTGTTTCCTTTGTATGGGAACTCACCGTGCACTTGTGAATGTAAAAGCAAGAGGGAAAACACATGAAACCAATTGCAAGCAACTAAAGTACTTTCATGATTTCGAATAATTCTATGGAAAAACATCGTAGATGAAATCAAAGAAAAATGAATTATCTTTGCCTCTACGGGAATTAGTAGAAAAAAGAATGTAGCACTGCAATAACACACTTCAAGGCAAGTAACAACATTTAACGTACTTTATTTCTCCGTAGTACTTGTACTGCTCAAGAAAGAACTCTTTCAAAGACAAAATATGACACGTCAGTACCAAGATTTGTGCTCAAAGACGCAAGCATTCAATTGCAAAGACGCAGCATGGATAAATACCTTCACTCTTCCAAGTAGTTCATCATATCTCCGATGTCCTTCTTGCAAAAATCTTTTTCTACAGTTGAAAGGACCCTTTACTTATTTCAGTGTTCAAGCTCATTAACTGTTGAATTATACAAATAACATGCAAGATTTTATCTCTTCTGATTAAAGCATTGACAATAAAATCTAGAATATCTCCTTATTTGCAAGAATCTAATGCAACTTCAAGAATGTCCAATACACTCGTAATAATTTTCTCCTTCTGACTCAAAGATTAAGAAGTACTGTATACGATAGCATGAGGCCGAAGGAATCAAACACGACGTTGCACTGTTGCACGATAAAAAAATATCCATTGATTTGTGGAGGTGGCCAGCTTGTAAATACATCTGGATAATGAGACGAACAGTCCACTCATGGCCTAGTTATCACCCAGCAAGAGAAGCAACGATTCGCCTAATTCGCCTTGGCCACCCATATGAGGATCTGCAAGTATGGGTTGAGGAGCAGCATCAATCAGAAAGATCCAGCATGAATAAATTCGCTGCAATCTCACATGCCTATATAAACAGATCAGACTTGAACATGAGGACAATttctttaaaaacaaaaaatattgtGTTAGTATTGCTGAGCAGCACATGCACATACATGAAGGTTGCTCCTTGATTTATTCCTATGGTTGGATGCAAATGTAAAAAAAGACAAAGATGCTTGCCGAAGAACAATTCATAGGTACATAGAAAACCCAGATCCGACAAATGTGGCTGGACGTGGGCGAAGACAATTTGGTTCTGTATATCTTCAAACCAAGCAACTCTATATTCTTATCTTCAAGTAGAAATCTGGCAGTTTTTTATTTAAGCGTAAACAAAAGACAGTGTGACGGCAAAGTTGTAGGTTGAGCATCACCAGCATATAAGATTGCATGGCTATTTTATGCAACCACGGTGATGAAATTGACAACTAATTTTCTTAACCACAATAATATGCAAGAGAACTATAATTGACAAACTCAAGGTTCGTCCTGGTGTGTTGTTAGGTTGTGCGGGCATTCGCTAATTCGCGAGTGGCGGCATGCATGGTGAGGGAATTCCCTTGAGCTGAGTGCATGAGGTAAGTATGATAGGGCAGGGTGATGCATTTTCAAGATAGGGCGGAGTTGGCGTTCTGTAGCTATGGCTTACTTCATGTCCTGGCTAAGAGGAGAGTTCGCGTCTCTCTGCATCGAAGCGTACTCACGTTCTATTCCATACCTAGTAAAGGAAATATTCAACTTCAGTATGAAGTTATGAACAGAGTGAGATAAGAAAAATAGCAAGCTTTTGTAGAGTGCACAGGTACTTAATTCAAGTTACCATGGCACTTGTGAAGATACTTCCAAGTTACTGAAGTAAATCAAATAAAGTAAATACGATGGCAGAAGATCACATGGAACACACAGAAACAACATCTCCTGCGATGTGTGTGGTTCCTGACATATGAAATGTGCTTCTTTCACTGGTTGTAGCAGGGTTGGTCTCTAACAGAGCAAGTGAACTCACAAAGTTGATCCCAACTGAACAAAGGGCATACATACAGTGTATAACCAGTAATCAGAATCTATTTTAAATTATCTCTAGGTCTACTCTTTCTATTCAACTATCAGCGGGATTAACTATAGTATATGCAACTATTAAATAAAACTTAGAAATAAAATGTTGCATCAATTGCAATACATGAACAACACATGACTCCACAGATAGCATTCAGAATCTAGAAATAGACAAACTTAAATGCAGGTTCATCTATAAATCAAAATAAACCTATCTATATATTGAAATAAAAGAGGAATGATACAAAGATATTTTCACCTATGCCACCTGACTGTCTCTCATTTATCTTGTGCGTTTTCCCTTTAAAGAATTATGCGTCTACTTTGCCTATAGCAGCACCTTATATTTGAAATAGAATGGATAAACATACAGTCCCTTCCCAATTAACTAAGATTTGCTTCCCAATTAACTAAGATTTGTGAATTTGTACGTTAGAAGGATGATACTAATAATAAGATAATCAGAAATTTTGAAGAGTGAATAATAAGAGATCAAGCAGTCTCCCTAGTATTAATACATACTACACAAAGTTTCGACAGTATATGACAAACAAATACATGTGCGTAATCTGAAAGACAACCATGCTAGCATATTCATGAGACAGGGAAGACAGGATATGAAATCTGAACCTGCATCACTGTAGTGTTTAGGCTTTGCTTTCCTTTTTATACCATGTCCTTTATTCAGATCTTCCACATGTTCATCCCTATTTTTCATTTGAATAACTGCCAACATAATCTGTAGCTGATGGTCCATCTTTTCGAGTAGAAATTCAGAATACAGATGTGCCTTTGTCAGCAGCTCGTCCAACCTGCAGAATCGTGCCTTGAGATCAAAAAGCTTCTGCCTTGCTGATTCTCCTTTTCTGGCCTTCTCTTCTTCATTTACCTTGACAACGCCTCTTCCTCCTTTGTCATCACCTCTGTATTAAGAGATGGGGagcggcaatgccttttctcctgttGCAAATACTCATGCATTCTCGGTGTGCAACCCAACGGCTAACTCTATCTGCTCAGATTTCATGTAAATGCCATCATCAGTCATAGTTCGCCCAGGATTGCGGGCTTTCCATGATGGAATAGTTAAACTGAATTCATAAACACAGAGGGCTAAACCATAAATTTCAGACATCAAATACGATGAGCATGCTTCCCCCGCAAAAAAAGAGTACGATGAGCATGCTTAACGTGGGCTGGTAGATGGAAGAGCACGGATATTGGAAAGCCAAGGAGTGACGATAAAGCTTTGTGAGAAAAGTAATCACTATTTTTTTATCACTTGCAACACGTACAACAATTATTTTTTGCTTATTTTCTTGTGTTCTTACTCTCGCTCAAAAAAAGAACATACATGCTCTGGCGAGAGTCGAATTGCATGTACATCTCTAATATATACCCCCACCCTATGTTTTTTTAACCAATGCCTCTCTCTCCCACGAGTAAACGCTGTCATCGGCTCCAGTTCCCAACGTCCCCCATGCCACTCTGTATCAGTGTAAATACTTTCTTTTCTCCTTTGCAAATACTCATGCATTCTCGGTGTGCAGCCCAGCGGCTAACTCTATCTGCTCAGATTTTATGTAAATGCTATCATCAGTCGTAGTTTCAGACAGTCGCTGGACATCCCCACGCTGCTCTGTATTGGCGTAAATACTTCCTTTTCTCCTCTGGCGAATACTAGTGCCTTCTCAGTATGCAGCCCGGTGGCTAACTCTACCTGCTCGGGTTTCTAGCATGGTGTCGCCCTGGACATCGACACGGCCTTCCCCTGCCGGACTTCCTCGACTCTCTCCACATAGTTTAGACCATGCTTATTGGGCTAGAGAGTGCTTTTTTTACGTTTTCTCTTTTGTTTTCCAACCGGACGTGCTGTCTAAATTAAacataaatagaaaaaaaaagagaaacacgGGGGGCGCTAGGATTCAATCCGAGGCCACCGGGATGGGAGCTTGAAAATAAAAGTTTTTTGTTGTTGATGAGAAGAAGCAATCAGTTAAAAATATGTATCGTATTGTATTCGAACCCACAATCTCCGTTCCTGTCAAGAAGACGACAGCCAACGAAGTATGTATGCTTTTGATACAAATCTGGGTTCGCTATCCAATAGTCCCACCTCGGTTCTTTTCACAAAATTCCATCAGTTTATATACGTCTGCAAGTTGCCTAGCAGCAAGCCTGCAGAACCAAAAAACAACAAGAACGAAGgaatgacacgagaaaaaaaagaaGCACTATTAAggaaaagcctaccagcagcgagggttttgggcctctcagtagctaaATTTCCCCCCTCACTACTACtagtctatccctaataataaagcacggattgactccgtgggttcaccgtcacaatacgctttcttcctgtgaatttacgctttcagtttgaattcACCGTCACAATAAGCATGGTCTAAACTATGTGGAGAGAGTCGAGGAAGTCCGGCAGGGGAAGGCCATGTCGATGTCCAGGGCGACACCATGCTAGAAACCCGAGCAGGTAGAGTTAGCCACCGGGCTGCATACTGAGAAGGCACTGGTATTCGCCAGAGGAGAAAAGGAAGTATTTACGCCAATACAAAGCAGCGTGGGGATGTCCAGCGACTGTCTGAAACTACGACCGATGATAGCATTTACATGAAATCTGAGCAGATAGAGTTAGCCGCTGGGCTGCACACCGAGAATGCATGAGTATTTGCAAAGGAGAAAAGAAAGTATTTACACTGATACAGAGTGGCATGGGGGACGTTGGGAACTGGAGCCGATGACAGCGTTTACTCGTGGGAGAGAGAGGCATTGGTTAAAAAAACATAGGGTGGGGGGTATATATTAGAGATGTACATGCAATTCGACTCTCGCCAGAGCATGTATGTTCTTTTTTTGAGCGAGAGTAAGAACacaaaaaaataagcaaaaaataaTTGTTGTACGTGTTGCAAGTGATAAAAAAATAGTGATTACTTTTCTCACAAAGCTTTATCGTCACTCCTTGGCTTTTCAATATCCGTGCTCTTCCATCTACCAGCCCACGTTAAGCATGCTCATCGTACTCTTTTTTTGCGGAGGAAGCATGCTCATCGTATTTGATGTCTGAAATTTATGGTTTTAGCCCTCTGTGTTTATGAATTCAGTTTAACTATTCCATCATGGAAAGCCCGCAATCCTGGGCGAACTATGACTGATGATGGCATTTACATGAAATCTGAGCAGATAGAGTTAGCCGTTGGGTTGCACACCGAGAATGCATGAGTATTTGCAACAGGAGAAAAGGAAGTATTTACACTGATACATAGTGGCATGGGGGACGTCGGGAACTGGCGTGGGAGAGGGAGGCATTGGTTAAAAAAACATGGTGTGGGGGGTGGGGGTATATATTAGAGATGTACATGCAATTCGACTCTCGCCAGAGCATGTATGTTCTTTTTTTGAGCGAGAGTAAGAACACAAGAAAATAAGAAACAATTTGTTGTACGTGTTGCAAGTGATAAAAAAATAGTGATTACTTTTCTCACAAAGCTTTATCGTCACTCCTTGGCTTTCCAATATCCGTGCTCTTCCATCTACCACCCACGTTAAGCATGCTCATCGTACTATTTTATTCAATTTAACTATTCCATCATGGAGAGCCCACAATCCTGGGCGAACGCCATGCACGTCTCAGCGTGCAGTCTAAGCTCGTAGTCCATGCATTTCTCTCCTGTAGAGACCTTCTATTTATTTAAACCCTCTATCAATGGATTATCGTCTGTATTCCTCTGTTTGTGTAGGCTGCTTATTAATATTCCATGCAACTTGCCAGCGTTTATTAATTGGTGAAAATTGGTAAAAGAAAGCAAGGTGGTACTATTTGACAAAAAAGATGCATGCATCCTCTCTAATTTATAGTACTGCTAAAGAAAAAAGTCCTTCTCCATGAATTCTATGAAGGCCACTTGCCCATAGAAAATAAATTCTGTAACGTGGCTTTTGGCCCATAAGAGATGGCCCAGTAGTGCATTGATTGAGACGGCCTTGTGGCACCGTACGTGAGAGGCCAGCTTGCGTTCGGAATTTGGTATGTGCGACGTACGAAAATCATGACGGACTAATAATCCAGAGGGATCAATGCTTTAGTACTACCTCGCTTATATGTTTTTAATTCAAACTAAAAACGTAAATTCATAGAAAGAAAGCGtaatgtgacggtgaacccacggaatcaatccgtgctttattattagggatagattatattatattattattattattattattattattattattagggatagattattattattattattattattattattattattattattagggaaagattaattattatagcaaaagagcccgtgcgttgcaacggaaaaatAAATCATCGCATGTCCCTAATGCACCATCACTATTGCCTATTCACGACGAATGTGATGAAACCTATGGTGATGAGCTTGCTAATAACACTTAGCACACCACTTTTGTGAGCCCTTTCCTACAGCCACATGTATTGATGAACTTGTAATTTTCGTGGGCACCATCCTTGTGTCATCTACACTTGATGCATGCAT is drawn from Triticum dicoccoides isolate Atlit2015 ecotype Zavitan chromosome 4A, WEW_v2.0, whole genome shotgun sequence and contains these coding sequences:
- the LOC119285947 gene encoding uncharacterized protein LOC119285947 is translated as MVPRAASSRPSQLQPLFLLSLGFSLLLLLSHSLFSPWTTTAPCPPSQSASCSSASICQPRRRSSRIRRLLPACRRERRTTERNTLFLHSSNRPPRAASSNRVMRAASSRLGSHHGTLPAAPPLALELAASGHHFVGLVLLRLDPSDQPLPHASRAVGRRTREERPFGPRGWTTARRQCRARRRPSPSHPPPRWKGSR